The sequence below is a genomic window from Streptosporangium lutulentum.
TTGTGGATCTTCGGGTGGATATGGCGGGAACAAAGGAGCACAGGAGGAAGGGGCGGATTGTCATGACCGTTCAGAGTTCCGCCAAGCCCCTGGACGGGCGCGTAGCCGTCATCGTCGGCGCCTCCAGTGGCATCGGTGAGGCCGCTGCCGAGCATCTGGCGTGGCTGGGTGCCAAGGTGGCGGTGGTGGCACGGCGGGAGGGGCGCCTGGAGGATCTGGTCACTCGAATCGAGAAGAACGGCGGCAGCGCGATGGGGATCGCCGCCGACGTGACGCATGCGGATCGGCTGCGCGAGGTCGCTGACACGGTGGAGGAGGAGCTGGGCGGCGCGGATCTGCTGTTCAACAACGCGGGTGTCATGCTGCCGGCGCCGATCGAGGAGTTGCGCACCGATCAGTGGCAGCACCAGATCGACCTGAACATCACCGGGCTGATGAACGCCATCGGCGCGTTCGTCCCGCAGCTTGTCCGGACCGCGGCCGAGCGGGGAGTCGCCGATCTGGTCAACACCGCCTCGATCGCGGCCCACAACATCTTCCCGAACTTCGCCGTCTACTGCGGCACCAAGGCGTACGTCACGCAGCTGTCACGGAACTTGCGGACCGAACTGGGCGCCAAGCAGGTGCGGGTCTCCGCGATCTCGCCGGGCACAGTGGGCACCGAGTTGCAAAGCCACGTCACCGACGACGGCGCGCGAGAGTGGCTGGATTCCTCCAAGCAGACGATGGAGTGGCTCACGCCGCAGGACATCGCCCAGATCGTCGGCTTCATCGCGACCCTGCCGCCGCGGGCGAACCTGCAGGAGGTCATCGTCATGCCGACCGGCCAGCCCGCCTGACGGCCGCGCACGAGCCGTGCCGAGGGCGTCGGCGGACGGCGCGA
It includes:
- a CDS encoding SDR family oxidoreductase, with protein sequence MTVQSSAKPLDGRVAVIVGASSGIGEAAAEHLAWLGAKVAVVARREGRLEDLVTRIEKNGGSAMGIAADVTHADRLREVADTVEEELGGADLLFNNAGVMLPAPIEELRTDQWQHQIDLNITGLMNAIGAFVPQLVRTAAERGVADLVNTASIAAHNIFPNFAVYCGTKAYVTQLSRNLRTELGAKQVRVSAISPGTVGTELQSHVTDDGAREWLDSSKQTMEWLTPQDIAQIVGFIATLPPRANLQEVIVMPTGQPA